The genomic region ACCAGAATACTTAATCCTACTTATTGAGACAGTATATTTAATGAGGAAGCTTGCGACAGTATTCGGCCTTTGTATAGCAGTATCCCTCTGGGCGGGGATCGCGATGGGGGCGGGAACGACCAGTGTCGTGGTCCAGCCTTCGACTGACACTGTTACGGTTGGAAACACAACCACTGTTGATATCGTAGTCACGTCGACCACAGACGGGGTTGGTTCACTGGATCTCGATATTGCAAGCACCAACGATTCGGTTGCAACAGTCTCGAACACGTCTGTTGCTGGAAATCCAGAAACAGTCCAGTCTGCCGAGGAGGCAAACGGCGTCCGTATCGCGGCGACTGGAATGGATACCGCCGACAGTGGCTCGATATCTGTTGCCTCTGTCACGCTCACCGGCGAGGCTGCCGGGACGAGCGATGTGGATCTGACCGTTGCAGCCGTCGGTGACGAATCCGGGACCGCATACAATGTCACCAGCGTCCGCGATGGAACACTGACAGTCGAGTCCGGAGAAAACGCAACGGAGACGCCAACACCGACTCCGACTGCAACAGAAACTCCTACCGAGGAAGACTCGTCGAGTTCCGGCGGTAGTAATGATGACGGTGATAATGATGGCGGAGATGACGATGATGGTAGCGACTCCAGCGGCAGTGACTCTGGTGACACAGCAACAGCGACGGCCACACCGACAGTAACGGAACCGACGCCCAGTGACACCCCAACAACAACGGCCACGGAAACTGAACACTCGACCGAGACAGACACCAAGCAATCAACCTCAACCCAGACCAGCAGTGGTGGGCCAGCAATCACCCCGTCTCAGACCGGGACCACAGACACTGTCGAGCCGTCTGGCGGCTCACCCACGAATCTGCTTATCGGCGGGAGCATGATCGTCGCTGTTCTCGGTGGGATCATCATTTACCGTCGGTTGTAGAAGCGAGTCCAAGACACACGACACGTTCTCACCTCGCTGACCGGCTCAATTGGGGGTCGTCTGTCGCTTCCATGTGAAGAGGTACTGGCAACTTACTCACCGGAGATGATATCGTTCGCTTCGTCGCGTGTCCGCTTCGCGGCCTCCTGTGCGTAGCCTTCGTGGGTTGTCTCGATGGATTTGTGCCGGAGTACGTCCTGTGCCAGCTGTGGGTTCTCGCGATAGATTTCTCGCCCGAGGCCACGACGGGCGCCGTGTGGCTTTAGTGGTTCCTCGAACTCATAGTCGGCCCACTCACAGAGATCGGCGAGGATATTTCGAGCCGACTGTGTGGTGATCGACGGTGTCGGATCCAATGCCTTTGCCGCGTTGTCGAGTCTGGGGAACACAGCTTCATTCTCGTCGGGCTCTCGAAGTTGCTTCCAGCGCCGGAGCGGGCGAAGCGCATCGTCGAGGATCGGCGCGGACTCTCGGGTTCGGTTCTTGCCGAACACCTGCATTGTACCGGCTTCGAGGTTGACGTGTCGCCACCGCAGACCATTCCGTTCTTCATCATCAGAGACAGCAACCAGTTCCGCGCTGCGGGCTCCTGAGTACGCGAGCAAGAAGACGAGTGCTTGGTCGCGGTAGGCCGCCGTGCGGTCGATATCGTCGCTCTCGCCGGCCTTGTCGACGCGAGCCGTCGCGGTAGCGCAGATAGCGTCGCGGTCCCGGGCGGTCCAGTACTGCTGGTCTGTTTCGGTCTCATCGGTCGGGAGCGGACCTTCGGCGTGGTTGGTCTTGGCCGGGTTCGTCGGGATCAAGCCCTCATAGACACCCCACGTGAGAAACGAGCGGACATACGCGAAGTACCGACGAGCAGTCTCCGGTGAAATATCGTCTCGGTCATCAGCTCGAGCAAGGTCACGAGCGTATTGCCGACAGAGGTCGTCGTCGATGTCCTCGGGACTGGAGATATTGTGCTGGTCCCGGGACCAAGCTGCGAACTTCCGTAGCACGCTGGCGACGTTTGTTCGGTAGCGCCCGGAGTCGATATCGACCAGTCGTTTCTCGATGGCTGCTTCGAGGGCATCATCCCCGGGAGTAGCGTCGTATGCAGGCGGAAGCCGATCCATGCTTCCCGTACAGCGGCGGCCCGCCTAAAACTGGTGGTGCTTACTACACTAATACAAACCTATCTACAAAACCAGAATATCGGCGTTTCAGTCACTCTATGCGTGAATATTCGGGCTTTCTGTGCCTGATAAAGTCTATATAGCTATATCAATCTATCTTAAGGGGTAGTTGAGACTACAGGGGGTTTAGCGGGACTGTAATGCGTGGTTTCGACTGTTTCAGTGATCGGGAACTGCCTCAAATTACTCTTCAGATGGCTATTCTTGGTACATTGCCAATCAAATGGGCAAATTTTCGAGACTTCCAGCAGTGTAGCCACTCAAACACCGCGCTAACCCGAATCAAGCACCCTGCTACCCGATTCCTGTCTCCTTCTTCAGCAACGTCAGCGTGTTGTCGGCTGTCACAATTGGCGAGTGTTCGTACTCACCAGTCAACTCGACCTGCACGAGCAGATCCACTGCTCGCCAAATCGAGTACAGCAGGCACGCAAACGCGAAATAAAAGAATCTAAGCCCGAAATCTTTTGACGTGGTGGCAGCCATGAACCGCTTGATCGACCTATAGCCGCTCTCAATCTCCCAGCGATACCCATACTCGGTGAGAAAGGCACTGCTGGTATTCGTCATGAATACCGAGTATTGTCGATAGTCCCCGTGCTCAGAGTCTTCTTTCCGGCGGTAGATCAGTGTCGTCTCGTGCCACTCGTTCTTCCCTAGATGGAGTTTCCTATCCGTCTCGTATCGGTCTTGACCCCGCTGGAGCAATCGCTTGGCTTGGGCTCTCTCACTCGTCTGCATCCGTTTCGGGACGACATACGAAAGCCCTCGTTGGCTGAGCATCTCCAGAATGTGCTGGCTGTCGAACTCACGATCCATCAGTACGTTATCGACGTGAACGGCGTCTTGGGCTGAATCCAGCAGATCCTCCACTATCTCTTTCCGTGATTCACCTCTTCGTACAGGACGGGCATCGAGGACAATCGGAACCGCATTGCCGACCAACTGGACCGTCGCCCACTGATAGGCGTACTCATCGGTCTTCTCCTTTGTCCCAATAATCTCATCTTCGTGTCCGGTTCTGTCGCCTGTGAACGGGTCTGCTTCAGTAATATCGATAGCGATGATTCCTGCTCGGAAGAACTCCTCCGTCTCCGCTGCTTCCTCCAACAGTCGAGTCACAGCCTGCCGGTACATCTCCCGAATCTGCTCAATAGAGAGGTCACGAATCTGATCGCGATGGGCGTGGCCCAATGGCGTCCGATCCCGATTCGATTCATAGACGAAACTGCGGGCTCCTTCATTGGCAGCTAACCGCTCACGAAGTCCGAGATATGTTTGTAAGTCCCAGTAGGCGTTCTCGTGGATCTCACAGCCATTGTCACGATTCAGTGAGAATGCCGGGAAAACGACGTGACTGATGTGGTTCGTAATTGATGCCGCTTCGTCGAGGACGGCTTGATCGTCTGAGACTGGTTCTTCTTCGTCATCTTGCGGTGGAAAGCTACGTTCTGGCTCGCGCGGAACAGCAACGCCTGCGTTCTGAGCCTTGATTAGAATCGTCCGCGCAGCTGCCTCAATTGTCTCGCGAAGCTCTGTAGTGAATCGATCGTGCCAGCTTCGCCATAGCGTCGACTGGTCTGGGATCGTCTCTATGCCTAGTTGCTCACGGGGCTCAGGATGGTGGGTGAGGTACGTGAGGAGTGCCGTTTCGTGGGTCCAGCCGTGAAGTTCTTTGAGTAGAAATAATCGGAACAGTTGAGCCATCTCGTACTGGGTGGCTCCAGAATACCGGTCGTGTGGCCCAAACTCGACATATGCTACTGGGTAGTGAGACACGAACTCATCGACGGAGTGGTGGTCCTCATGGTCGAACCATGTGGACGCAACGGTCCAGATGTCTTCTTTCAGGCCGGCGAGAGAACTCCGGTCGTAGAGTGAAGTCGAATCATATGCTGGCCACTCAGCGTATGACTGCTGTGCGATTCGTTGAAAGACAGTGCGTCGTGAATCACAGCTCGCAACCAATACGAGATGCTGGCCACGGCAGGCTCAAGAATCCGTTTACTGCTCAGTACAGGGAAGGTACGTAAACTCACTTTTTTGAAGTCCACAAGACAGATATTGCCTTGACCGGAAGTTCAGTTATGCCCCGT from Haloarcula hispanica ATCC 33960 harbors:
- a CDS encoding tyrosine-type recombinase/integrase; translation: MDRLPPAYDATPGDDALEAAIEKRLVDIDSGRYRTNVASVLRKFAAWSRDQHNISSPEDIDDDLCRQYARDLARADDRDDISPETARRYFAYVRSFLTWGVYEGLIPTNPAKTNHAEGPLPTDETETDQQYWTARDRDAICATATARVDKAGESDDIDRTAAYRDQALVFLLAYSGARSAELVAVSDDEERNGLRWRHVNLEAGTMQVFGKNRTRESAPILDDALRPLRRWKQLREPDENEAVFPRLDNAAKALDPTPSITTQSARNILADLCEWADYEFEEPLKPHGARRGLGREIYRENPQLAQDVLRHKSIETTHEGYAQEAAKRTRDEANDIISGE
- a CDS encoding transposase, with protein sequence MVASCDSRRTVFQRIAQQSYAEWPAYDSTSLYDRSSLAGLKEDIWTVASTWFDHEDHHSVDEFVSHYPVAYVEFGPHDRYSGATQYEMAQLFRLFLLKELHGWTHETALLTYLTHHPEPREQLGIETIPDQSTLWRSWHDRFTTELRETIEAAARTILIKAQNAGVAVPREPERSFPPQDDEEEPVSDDQAVLDEAASITNHISHVVFPAFSLNRDNGCEIHENAYWDLQTYLGLRERLAANEGARSFVYESNRDRTPLGHAHRDQIRDLSIEQIREMYRQAVTRLLEEAAETEEFFRAGIIAIDITEADPFTGDRTGHEDEIIGTKEKTDEYAYQWATVQLVGNAVPIVLDARPVRRGESRKEIVEDLLDSAQDAVHVDNVLMDREFDSQHILEMLSQRGLSYVVPKRMQTSERAQAKRLLQRGQDRYETDRKLHLGKNEWHETTLIYRRKEDSEHGDYRQYSVFMTNTSSAFLTEYGYRWEIESGYRSIKRFMAATTSKDFGLRFFYFAFACLLYSIWRAVDLLVQVELTGEYEHSPIVTADNTLTLLKKETGIG